The following proteins are co-located in the Vigna unguiculata cultivar IT97K-499-35 chromosome 9, ASM411807v1, whole genome shotgun sequence genome:
- the LOC114196256 gene encoding cytochrome b5, with the protein MASDRKIHTFAEVANHNKTKDCWLVISGKVYDVTPFMEEHPGGDEVLLSATGKDATNDFEDVGHSDTARDMMAKYYIGEIDSSTVPLKRTYAPPQQVLYSSDKTSDVVIKILQFLVPLLILGLAFVVRHYTKKE; encoded by the exons ATGGCTTCAGATCGGAAAATTCACACTTTCGCGGAGGTCGCAAACCACAACAAGACCAAGGATTGTTGGCTCGTCATTTCGGGAAAG GTGTATGATGTCACCCCTTTCATGGAGGAACATCCCGGAGGTGATGAGGTTTTGTTGTCTGCCACAG GGAAAGATGCAACTAATGATTTTGAAGACGTGGGGCACAGTGATACTGCAAGAGATATGATGGCAAAATACTACATTGGTGAGATTGATTCATCAACTGTTCCCCTGAAGCGGACCTACGCTCCACCTCAGCAAGTTCTGTACAGTTCTGATAAGACTTCGGATGTTGTGATCAAGATCTTGCAATTCCTGGTCCCCCTCCTCATATTGGGCTTGGCCTTTGTTGTCCGGCACTACACCAAGAAAGAGTAA